In the Acidovorax sp. A79 genome, one interval contains:
- a CDS encoding IPTL-CTERM sorting domain-containing protein: MSLSSAAWAVNAWQPTSGPQGGSVSALAIDPATPATVYAGTEFMGVSKSTDGGATWAVANSGLPNTRVSSLAIDLATPATLYASTSAGVAKSTDGGATWALAGSGLQGYSVYSLAMAPGAATLYAAGTESVWHGNGFHAEGRVFRSQDAGATWAIFMNGLTGTQGVQTLAIDPATPTTLYAGTDSGAFKSINGGVSWSSSSAGLNNNNVLSLAMNPATPATLYAGTAGGGVFKTTDGGANWSAANTGLASLYVLSLAIDPATPTTLYAGTVGGVFKSTNGGTTWSAAHSGLANAIVQALAIDPATPTTLYAGTNGSSVFKSTNGAASNESRLLDLVLDAGSGPVALSPAFDTNQFTYHTLTVQAASIAVTPTAWASDAAILVNGVPVASGSASAQIPLNPGSNTLSVSITSADDMSTRSFTITVAQAQTPSVCSFNGASLSEGQSVTAYKWSAVPTGQVCVSEQRQCVGGGLLTGAYAYASCGVNVPSSCLFNGLTIGHSQSVTAYQSSNVPFGSSCTSQARTCTSGSLSGSYNYASCTAGAPASCLFNGQLIGHGQNVTAYMSASTPAGGSCVSESRACTNGSLSGSYNFDACQATPQNTQTITFGPLPNRSFGATVPPLSASATSTLTVGFASSTPAVCTVAGTTVTLVAAGTCTVTATQPGDTTWAAAPPVPQSFTVNAVAPGAPTNVQATPSGSGQVTVSFTPPASDGGGITQYTVTALANGQPSGQTCAATPPVTSCTVTGLQDGTTYTFSVAATNGGGSGVAPVPTNPATPLADSKAFSAPSSTGSGPVAVAVSGGGATCAFESVRLLSAASAGAPAGPSFPHGVLDFVLNGCDTSPVTVDITYPGTLAQGAQYWKRQGGAWGPFAGAALAVNKAVLTLVDGGAGDDEGGAPNGRIVDPGGVAVLAAPGPGGAAAIPTLGEWGLVLLAALLGLLAWRRRV; encoded by the coding sequence TTGAGCCTGTCTTCTGCCGCGTGGGCGGTCAATGCGTGGCAGCCAACCAGCGGGCCGCAAGGGGGCAGCGTCAGCGCGCTGGCCATCGACCCCGCTACACCGGCCACCGTGTATGCGGGCACGGAGTTCATGGGCGTGTCCAAGAGCACGGATGGCGGCGCCACCTGGGCGGTGGCCAATAGCGGCTTGCCGAACACCCGCGTGTCGTCCCTGGCCATCGACCTGGCGACCCCAGCCACGTTGTACGCAAGCACCAGTGCGGGCGTGGCCAAGAGCACCGATGGCGGCGCTACCTGGGCATTGGCGGGCTCCGGATTACAGGGCTACTCGGTGTATTCGTTGGCCATGGCCCCCGGTGCGGCCACTCTCTACGCCGCAGGAACGGAGTCCGTCTGGCACGGCAACGGATTCCACGCGGAGGGCCGCGTGTTCAGGAGCCAGGACGCAGGCGCAACCTGGGCGATTTTCATGAATGGCTTGACGGGCACGCAAGGCGTTCAAACCCTTGCCATCGACCCGGCCACGCCCACGACGCTGTACGCAGGCACCGATAGCGGTGCATTCAAAAGCATCAATGGAGGCGTCAGTTGGTCATCGTCCAGTGCGGGGCTGAACAACAACAACGTGCTTTCGCTGGCGATGAACCCGGCAACGCCTGCAACGCTGTATGCGGGCACCGCTGGCGGTGGCGTATTCAAGACGACCGACGGCGGCGCAAACTGGTCGGCGGCCAATACCGGGCTGGCAAGCCTCTACGTGCTGTCTCTGGCAATCGACCCCGCCACGCCCACGACACTGTATGCAGGAACCGTTGGCGGCGTATTCAAAAGCACCAACGGCGGCACGACCTGGTCGGCGGCCCATTCCGGGTTGGCCAACGCCATCGTGCAGGCCCTGGCCATTGACCCCGCCACACCCACAACGCTGTACGCAGGCACCAACGGTAGCAGCGTTTTCAAGAGTACCAACGGCGCCGCGTCCAATGAATCCCGCTTACTGGACCTGGTGCTGGACGCAGGCAGCGGCCCCGTGGCCCTGTCGCCCGCGTTCGATACCAACCAGTTCACCTACCACACCCTCACCGTGCAGGCCGCCAGCATCGCCGTCACGCCTACGGCGTGGGCGAGCGATGCGGCCATTCTGGTCAACGGTGTGCCGGTGGCGTCGGGCAGCGCGTCGGCGCAGATTCCACTCAACCCAGGCAGCAACACCTTGAGCGTGTCGATCACCTCCGCTGACGACATGTCTACACGCAGCTTCACGATCACGGTGGCACAGGCGCAAACGCCTTCCGTCTGCAGCTTCAACGGAGCATCCTTGAGCGAAGGCCAGAGCGTGACGGCGTACAAGTGGTCCGCAGTTCCGACCGGCCAAGTTTGCGTGTCTGAGCAAAGGCAATGCGTGGGAGGCGGGCTCTTGACGGGTGCCTACGCCTATGCGTCTTGCGGGGTCAACGTGCCTTCCTCCTGCCTTTTCAATGGACTGACTATCGGACACAGTCAGAGTGTCACTGCGTATCAGAGTTCGAACGTTCCTTTTGGAAGCAGTTGTACCTCTCAAGCGCGCACATGTACTAGTGGCTCTCTGTCGGGCTCCTACAACTATGCGTCCTGTACTGCCGGCGCTCCAGCCAGTTGCTTGTTCAATGGGCAACTCATTGGCCACGGGCAAAACGTTACCGCGTATATGAGCGCTTCGACACCTGCCGGCGGCAGTTGCGTTTCTGAGTCCAGAGCCTGCACCAACGGCTCCCTGTCGGGCTCCTACAACTTTGATGCCTGCCAGGCCACGCCCCAAAACACGCAGACCATCACTTTCGGTCCCTTGCCCAACCGCAGCTTCGGCGCCACCGTGCCGCCGCTATCGGCCAGCGCCACTTCCACCTTGACGGTGGGTTTTGCCAGCAGCACGCCGGCGGTCTGCACAGTGGCGGGCACGACGGTCACGCTGGTAGCGGCGGGCACCTGCACCGTCACCGCAACCCAGCCCGGCGACACCACCTGGGCCGCCGCGCCGCCCGTGCCGCAGAGCTTCACGGTCAATGCCGTGGCACCCGGCGCACCCACCAACGTGCAGGCCACGCCTTCGGGCAGCGGCCAGGTCACGGTGAGCTTTACGCCGCCCGCCAGCGATGGCGGCGGCATCACGCAGTACACCGTGACGGCACTGGCCAACGGCCAGCCCAGCGGCCAGACCTGCGCCGCCACGCCGCCCGTCACCAGTTGCACCGTCACCGGCTTGCAGGATGGCACCACCTACACCTTCTCGGTGGCGGCTACCAATGGCGGCGGCAGTGGCGTGGCACCAGTCCCCACCAACCCGGCAACGCCGCTGGCCGACAGCAAGGCTTTCTCGGCCCCGTCGTCCACGGGCTCGGGCCCCGTCGCGGTGGCGGTCTCGGGCGGTGGAGCCACCTGTGCGTTCGAGAGCGTGCGGCTGCTTTCCGCCGCCAGCGCGGGTGCGCCTGCGGGCCCGAGCTTTCCGCACGGCGTGCTGGATTTCGTGCTGAACGGCTGCGATACCTCGCCCGTCACCGTGGACATCACTTACCCCGGCACACTGGCGCAGGGCGCGCAATACTGGAAGCGCCAGGGCGGCGCGTGGGGGCCGTTCGCGGGTGCCGCGCTGGCCGTGAACAAGGCGGTGCTCACGCTGGTGGACGGCGGCGCGGGCGACGATGAGGGCGGCGCGCCCAATGGGCGCATCGTCGATCCGGGCGGTGTTGCGGTGCTGGCGGCGCCTGGCCCCGGCGGGGCTGCGGCGATCCCCACGCTGGGCGAATGGGGGTTGGTGCTGCTGGCGGCCCTGCTGGGCTTGCTGGCGTGGCGCCGCAGGGTTTAG
- a CDS encoding diguanylate cyclase has product MTPLRFSDHSLRAQIALVFGALVVGLAVLLSLAFGELLKRRIERDAGTALQVIAENAGKLLANGLLERSREAEVLAAAEVVWVKGLDTPEGHHMLARSQATQPHSVWIGVADAQGVVRTATGGLLVGQSVAQRPWFQEGLQKLHVGDVHAAKLLEKLLPPNPSGEPYRLVDFAAPIRIGPTTVGVVGIHGSWEWTREVMVSLTPAHTEDSAVELFVFDREGQLIYAPGGQTQALREAGQHLPAGAAAPGDRAASPAAVVPWRDGRSYLTAMVPLRARSSASDLGWRVVAREPVELAFAEASRTVRMALAIGLAAALLASVLAWLAARRLSDDLYALADAASAVEAEKAGARIPQAHSSREVRQLSSALGRMTHRLLASREAMEEKVRVRTLELEAANRALDLQARTDALTGLLNRRGFETQMAFALALARRSGRPLSLITIDVDHFKRVNDTYGHEAGDEVLRRLARTLEVRLRNSDVVARLGGEEFVALLPDTDLAGAQAIAQSLVAAMAGQQDPVVGLITVSAGVASMRSLQDNGTDLLRRGDAALYEAKGQGRNRVCVEA; this is encoded by the coding sequence ATGACCCCCCTCCGCTTCTCGGACCACAGCCTGCGCGCCCAGATCGCGCTGGTGTTCGGCGCGCTGGTGGTGGGCCTGGCGGTGCTGCTGTCCCTCGCCTTCGGAGAGCTGCTCAAGCGGCGCATCGAGCGCGATGCCGGCACCGCCCTGCAGGTGATCGCCGAGAACGCCGGCAAGCTGCTGGCCAACGGCTTGCTGGAACGCAGCCGGGAAGCCGAGGTGCTGGCCGCCGCCGAAGTGGTCTGGGTCAAGGGGCTGGACACCCCCGAAGGCCACCACATGCTGGCCCGCAGCCAGGCCACCCAGCCCCACAGCGTGTGGATCGGCGTGGCCGACGCCCAGGGGGTGGTGCGCACGGCCACGGGCGGCCTGCTCGTGGGCCAGAGCGTGGCGCAGCGGCCCTGGTTCCAGGAAGGTCTGCAGAAACTGCACGTGGGGGACGTGCACGCGGCCAAGCTGCTGGAAAAGCTGCTGCCCCCCAACCCCTCGGGCGAACCCTACCGGCTCGTCGACTTCGCGGCCCCCATCCGCATCGGCCCCACCACCGTGGGCGTGGTGGGCATCCATGGCAGCTGGGAATGGACCCGCGAGGTCATGGTCAGCCTCACGCCCGCGCACACCGAAGACAGCGCGGTGGAACTCTTTGTCTTTGACCGCGAGGGCCAGCTCATCTATGCCCCCGGCGGCCAGACCCAGGCCCTGCGGGAGGCCGGGCAGCACCTGCCGGCTGGGGCCGCGGCGCCCGGAGACCGGGCCGCCAGCCCGGCGGCCGTGGTGCCGTGGAGGGACGGCCGCAGCTACCTCACGGCGATGGTGCCGCTGCGGGCGCGCAGCAGCGCCAGCGACCTCGGATGGCGGGTCGTCGCCCGTGAGCCCGTGGAGCTGGCCTTCGCCGAGGCGAGCCGCACCGTGCGCATGGCCCTGGCCATCGGGCTGGCTGCCGCGCTTCTGGCCTCGGTGCTGGCCTGGCTGGCGGCACGCCGGCTGAGCGACGATCTGTACGCGCTGGCCGACGCCGCCAGCGCCGTGGAAGCCGAAAAGGCCGGGGCCCGCATTCCGCAGGCGCACAGCAGCCGCGAGGTGCGCCAGCTGTCAAGTGCCCTCGGGCGCATGACGCACCGGCTTCTGGCATCCCGCGAGGCCATGGAAGAGAAGGTGCGCGTGCGCACGCTGGAGCTGGAGGCGGCCAACCGCGCGCTGGACCTGCAGGCCCGCACCGATGCGCTGACCGGCCTGCTCAACCGCCGGGGCTTCGAAACGCAGATGGCGTTTGCGCTGGCGCTGGCCCGGCGCAGCGGCCGCCCCTTGAGCCTGATCACGATCGACGTGGACCATTTCAAGCGCGTGAACGACACCTACGGCCACGAGGCGGGCGACGAAGTCCTGCGCCGGCTGGCACGCACGCTGGAGGTGCGGCTGCGCAACTCGGACGTGGTGGCGCGGCTGGGCGGGGAAGAGTTCGTGGCGCTGCTGCCCGATACCGACCTGGCGGGCGCCCAGGCCATTGCCCAGTCCCTGGTCGCGGCCATGGCAGGGCAGCAGGATCCGGTGGTCGGGCTCATCACCGTGAGCGCCGGCGTGGCCAGCATGCGCAGCCTGCAGGACAACGGCACGGACCTCCTGCGCCGGGGCGACGCCGCGCTCTACGAAGCCAAGGGACAGGGACGCAACCGGGTCTGCGTGGAGGCCTGA
- a CDS encoding delta(1)-pyrroline-2-carboxylate reductase family protein, with protein MPSHLLSGSPPALDAAATAACLPWDALADEIAALLRDGSVAVPARTVVALAGGANLFVMPAADSRVAMAKLITLTPGNAGTRRPAIQGDVVVFDVATGERRLVLDGPMITARRTAAVSLLAARHLARAPEGPLLIVGAGVQGLAHLEAFVLGMAVREVWVASRSAASAEALVRRAHALGARARVVANADDAVPHCPLIATCTPAHAVVLAAPPRPDAFVAAVGAYTPAMAELAPALCRHVALRGHIVLDSDDARHEAGDLLQAGMDVGVLPTLRDVLHGRPIPPEGPVLFKSCGWAGWDLAAARLAVHPPVSTGHAPRATP; from the coding sequence ATGCCTTCCCACCTTCTTTCCGGATCCCCCCCCGCGCTGGACGCCGCGGCCACCGCGGCATGCCTTCCCTGGGATGCGCTCGCCGACGAGATCGCGGCCCTGCTGCGGGACGGTTCGGTGGCGGTTCCTGCGCGCACGGTGGTGGCGCTGGCCGGGGGCGCCAACCTGTTCGTCATGCCCGCGGCCGACAGCCGCGTGGCCATGGCCAAGCTCATCACACTGACACCAGGCAACGCGGGAACCCGCCGCCCCGCGATCCAGGGGGATGTGGTGGTGTTTGATGTCGCGACCGGCGAGCGCCGCCTGGTCCTCGACGGCCCCATGATCACCGCGCGGCGCACCGCGGCGGTGTCGCTGCTGGCCGCACGGCACCTCGCGCGCGCGCCCGAGGGGCCACTGCTCATCGTGGGTGCCGGCGTGCAGGGCCTGGCCCACCTGGAGGCGTTTGTTCTGGGCATGGCGGTGCGCGAGGTGTGGGTGGCCTCGCGCAGCGCGGCCAGCGCCGAGGCGCTGGTCCGGCGCGCCCATGCGCTGGGCGCCCGGGCGCGCGTGGTGGCGAACGCGGACGACGCGGTGCCGCACTGCCCGCTGATCGCCACCTGCACGCCCGCGCACGCCGTCGTGCTGGCCGCGCCGCCACGACCCGATGCCTTCGTGGCGGCGGTGGGCGCCTACACCCCCGCGATGGCCGAGCTGGCGCCGGCCCTGTGCCGCCACGTGGCGCTGCGGGGACACATCGTGCTGGACAGCGACGATGCGCGCCACGAGGCCGGCGATCTGCTGCAGGCAGGAATGGATGTGGGCGTGCTGCCTACCTTGCGGGACGTGCTGCACGGCCGGCCCATCCCCCCGGAAGGCCCCGTGCTGTTCAAGAGCTGCGGCTGGGCAGGCTGGGACCTGGCGGCGGCACGCCTCGCGGTGCACCCGCCGGTGTCGACAGGGCACGCCCCGCGGGCCACGCCATGA
- the pcp gene encoding pyroglutamyl-peptidase I, giving the protein MLHDASHYAPLAGGVILLTGFDPFGGDALNPSWLIAEALHGQHIAGHRVVAAQLPTVFGESLQQLRALAEAHRPALIVCLGQAGGRGALSLERVGININDARIPDNAGRQPVDTPVVPGGPAAYFASLPVKAMLRAVQRAGVPCEVSQTAGTFVCNHVLYGLMHMLQAQDADLPGTRGGFVHVPWLPGQGTPHLALREMVRGIHAALWAAMLVRQDIALGAGATH; this is encoded by the coding sequence ATGCTCCACGACGCATCGCACTACGCCCCCCTCGCGGGCGGGGTGATCCTGCTCACCGGGTTCGACCCTTTCGGGGGCGACGCCCTGAACCCCAGCTGGCTCATCGCCGAGGCCCTGCACGGGCAGCACATCGCCGGCCACCGCGTGGTGGCCGCGCAACTGCCGACCGTGTTCGGGGAATCGCTGCAGCAGCTGCGGGCCTTGGCCGAGGCCCACCGGCCCGCGCTGATCGTCTGCCTGGGCCAGGCGGGCGGGCGCGGCGCGCTGTCGCTGGAACGGGTGGGCATCAACATCAACGATGCCCGCATTCCCGACAACGCCGGCCGCCAGCCCGTCGACACGCCCGTGGTGCCCGGCGGCCCCGCCGCCTACTTCGCGAGCCTGCCCGTCAAGGCCATGCTGCGCGCCGTGCAGCGCGCGGGGGTGCCCTGCGAGGTGTCGCAGACGGCGGGCACCTTTGTCTGCAACCATGTGCTGTACGGGCTGATGCACATGCTGCAGGCGCAGGACGCGGACCTTCCGGGCACCCGCGGCGGCTTCGTGCACGTGCCCTGGCTGCCAGGCCAGGGCACGCCCCACCTGGCGCTGCGGGAGATGGTGCGCGGCATCCATGCCGCCCTGTGGGCCGCCATGCTGGTCCGCCAGGACATCGCGCTGGGCGCCGGCGCCACGCACTGA
- a CDS encoding neutral zinc metallopeptidase — translation MKWEGNRESDNVEDRRGEGGGGSPVFGGRSIGIGTIVIALVGGWVLGINPLTILGLLSGGGPPAQVQSQGPAQRPPADDTMARFVSTVLADTEDVWKAVFRQGGGSYQEPRLVLFRGATPTACGTGQAAMGPFYCPADQKVYIDLGFYETLKSRLGAPGDFAQAYVIAHEVGHHVQNQLGISGKVDQMRGRVSKTEYNALSVRLELQADCFAGVWAHHAQNARQILEQGDVEEAMNAAAKIGDDALQRSSGGAVVPESFTHGTSAQRQRWFNNGLQNGSVKACDTFSARSL, via the coding sequence ATGAAATGGGAAGGCAATCGCGAATCGGACAACGTGGAGGACCGCCGCGGCGAAGGCGGCGGCGGATCGCCGGTTTTTGGCGGACGCAGCATCGGCATCGGCACCATCGTCATCGCCCTCGTGGGCGGCTGGGTGCTGGGCATCAACCCGCTGACCATCCTGGGGCTGCTCAGCGGTGGCGGCCCCCCCGCGCAGGTGCAGTCGCAGGGGCCCGCCCAGCGCCCGCCGGCGGACGACACCATGGCCCGTTTTGTCTCGACCGTGCTGGCCGATACCGAGGACGTGTGGAAGGCCGTGTTCCGCCAGGGTGGCGGCAGCTACCAGGAACCGCGCCTGGTGCTGTTTCGAGGAGCCACGCCCACGGCCTGCGGCACGGGCCAGGCGGCCATGGGGCCGTTCTACTGCCCGGCCGACCAGAAGGTCTACATCGATCTCGGTTTCTACGAGACCCTCAAGAGCCGCCTGGGCGCCCCGGGCGATTTCGCGCAGGCCTACGTGATCGCGCATGAGGTGGGCCACCACGTGCAGAACCAGCTGGGCATCAGCGGCAAGGTGGACCAGATGCGCGGGCGCGTGAGCAAGACGGAGTACAACGCGCTGTCGGTGCGCCTGGAACTGCAGGCCGACTGCTTCGCGGGCGTGTGGGCCCACCATGCGCAGAACGCGCGCCAGATCCTGGAGCAGGGCGATGTGGAGGAGGCCATGAACGCGGCCGCCAAGATTGGCGACGATGCGCTGCAGCGCTCGAGCGGCGGCGCGGTGGTCCCCGAGAGCTTTACCCATGGCACCAGCGCCCAGCGCCAGCGCTGGTTCAACAACGGGCTGCAAAACGGCAGCGTCAAGGCCTGCGACACCTTCTCGGCCCGCAGCCTGTAG
- a CDS encoding SulP family inorganic anion transporter, which translates to MSATALSSTASAHGPSGGASSGVAGPLPQPPSSGVAAAWSAAAVTVPHAVGLGLLAFAPLAGDYPLAALALWSAALPGLLLTLAAPRAGVVYAPTTVVALLFAAVLATAHGAAPALGLSARQVLAVSGATVGLAFVFQWLLGVLRLASVARFLPISVTHGFAAGVGLSMVVGQVRNGFGAGPDALWDARTGWHALAAAAVVAIAWALRHRWPRSPGLLSAVVLVTLGVALAGLWGGGLGAVFAPAVQPSSFAGPLWPDWTGIPWMALAQQEGSALVVLALLMALVNSLEILVFNQELELEHGLRGNANLALRRESLLGALCGLAGMIPASTSASRSRIVLAQAGASRDAPRWHAAIMLGVAATGAWWLHWVPMACLAGGLVLAGLLQVPGLMWSLRYARSSRVTWAQSWLVALVFAVMGGVGALVAGLVVATFVLLHDSAAKVLRHVRLDGELRSRRLRRAGSDTWLVPRMNQIAVFELQGVMSFGVAAHLAEQVRLLLQPRHRWVILDAGRVPAWDSTALAQLRALVRDLGHQGIAAAVAALDPLAAEQARDHVRSFSDVDRALEWAEAGILSQRPIEQRPAHPARDLLGEIGEGVPRAASDALLALLERETVPARGVVFNAGDTDHDLLVVQSGHITLVTQWPPEKGLRLATVGPGMAFGEMAFLNGAARSASAGAERGSAHLVRLSRAHFDAWARQYPEAALTVMNNLAQIGARRLAATTRQLRAVLE; encoded by the coding sequence ATGTCCGCCACCGCCTTGTCTTCGACGGCTTCGGCCCACGGTCCCTCCGGCGGCGCCAGCAGCGGGGTGGCCGGGCCCCTGCCGCAGCCGCCCTCCTCAGGGGTCGCGGCGGCATGGTCGGCCGCGGCGGTCACGGTGCCCCATGCGGTGGGGCTGGGCCTGCTGGCGTTCGCACCGCTGGCGGGCGACTACCCGCTGGCGGCCCTGGCGCTGTGGTCCGCCGCGCTGCCGGGGCTGCTGCTCACGCTGGCCGCGCCGCGCGCCGGCGTGGTGTATGCGCCCACCACCGTGGTCGCGCTGCTGTTCGCGGCGGTGCTGGCCACCGCCCACGGCGCGGCCCCCGCGCTGGGCCTGAGCGCGCGCCAGGTGCTGGCCGTGAGCGGGGCGACGGTGGGGCTGGCCTTCGTGTTCCAGTGGCTGCTGGGTGTATTGCGGCTCGCTTCCGTGGCGCGGTTCCTGCCGATCTCGGTGACCCACGGCTTCGCCGCGGGGGTGGGCTTGTCCATGGTGGTGGGCCAGGTGCGCAATGGGTTTGGCGCGGGGCCCGACGCGCTGTGGGACGCGCGCACCGGCTGGCATGCGCTGGCGGCCGCGGCCGTGGTGGCCATCGCCTGGGCGCTGCGCCACCGCTGGCCCCGTTCGCCGGGCCTGCTGTCCGCGGTGGTCCTGGTCACGCTGGGGGTGGCGCTGGCCGGGCTGTGGGGCGGCGGCCTGGGGGCCGTGTTCGCACCCGCCGTGCAGCCCAGCAGCTTCGCCGGGCCGCTGTGGCCCGACTGGACGGGCATCCCCTGGATGGCGCTGGCCCAGCAGGAGGGCTCGGCGCTGGTCGTGCTGGCCTTGCTGATGGCCCTGGTCAACAGCCTGGAGATCCTGGTGTTCAACCAGGAGCTGGAACTGGAGCACGGGCTGCGCGGCAATGCCAACCTGGCCCTGCGCCGCGAGAGCCTGCTCGGAGCGCTGTGCGGCCTGGCCGGAATGATCCCCGCATCGACCAGCGCATCGCGTTCGCGCATCGTGCTGGCGCAGGCCGGGGCCTCGCGCGACGCGCCGCGGTGGCATGCGGCGATCATGCTGGGCGTGGCCGCCACGGGCGCATGGTGGCTGCACTGGGTGCCCATGGCCTGCCTGGCGGGAGGCCTGGTGCTGGCGGGGCTGCTGCAGGTGCCGGGCCTCATGTGGTCGCTGCGCTATGCGCGCAGCTCGCGCGTGACCTGGGCGCAGAGCTGGCTGGTGGCGCTGGTGTTCGCCGTCATGGGCGGCGTGGGCGCGCTGGTGGCGGGCCTGGTCGTGGCCACGTTCGTGCTGCTGCACGACTCGGCCGCCAAGGTGCTGCGGCATGTGCGGCTCGATGGCGAACTGCGCTCGCGCCGCCTGCGCCGGGCCGGGTCCGACACCTGGCTCGTTCCGCGCATGAACCAGATCGCCGTCTTTGAGCTGCAGGGAGTGATGTCGTTTGGCGTGGCCGCCCACCTGGCCGAGCAGGTGCGTTTGCTGCTGCAGCCGCGCCACCGGTGGGTGATTCTCGATGCGGGGCGCGTGCCCGCGTGGGACAGCACCGCGCTCGCGCAGCTGCGCGCCCTGGTGCGCGACCTGGGCCACCAGGGCATCGCGGCGGCCGTGGCGGCGCTGGACCCCCTGGCCGCCGAACAGGCCAGGGACCATGTGCGCTCCTTTTCCGATGTGGACCGGGCCCTGGAATGGGCGGAGGCCGGCATCCTGTCGCAGCGGCCCATCGAGCAGCGCCCGGCCCATCCCGCCCGGGACCTGCTGGGCGAGATCGGGGAAGGCGTGCCGCGCGCGGCGAGCGATGCCCTGCTGGCCTTGCTCGAGCGCGAGACGGTGCCGGCACGCGGCGTGGTCTTCAATGCGGGCGACACCGACCACGACCTGCTCGTGGTGCAGTCGGGCCACATCACCCTGGTCACGCAGTGGCCCCCGGAAAAGGGGCTGCGCCTGGCCACCGTCGGTCCGGGCATGGCATTTGGCGAGATGGCGTTCCTCAATGGGGCGGCCCGCAGCGCCAGCGCCGGGGCCGAGCGGGGCAGCGCACACCTGGTGCGCCTGTCCCGCGCGCATTTCGACGCGTGGGCCCGCCAGTACCCGGAGGCGGCGCTCACGGTGATGAATAACCTCGCCCAGATCGGGGCGAGGCGCCTGGCGGCCACCACCCGCCAGCTGCGGGCGGTGCTGGAGTAG
- a CDS encoding DEAD/DEAH box helicase, which produces MTSSFSNLSLAEPLARAVAEMGYESMTPIQAQAIPVVLTGQDVMGAAQTGTGKTAAFSLPLLQRLLKHESSSTSPARHPVRALVLLPTRELADQVAQQIALYAKYTKLRSTVVFGGMDMKPQTIELKKGVEVLVATPGRLLDHIEAKNAVLNQVEYVVLDEADRMLDIGFLPDLQRILSYLPKQRTTLLFSATFSPEIKRLAGSYLQNPVTIEVARPNETASTVEQRFYSANDDDKRRAIHQVLKTRGLKQAFIFVNSKLGCARLARSLEREGLKTAALHGDKSQDERLKALEAFKKGEVDLLVCTDVAARGLDIKDVPAVFNFDVPFNAEDYVHRIGRTGRAGASGLAVTLVSGSDARLVADIEKLIKKKIELEAIEYEEDQPRGRINDGRRAWREAGETGDGRDAISAGPRREREREREHRGGRESRETREQHRGFRPAVASRDPFFEKPYEASTAADAAPAWEAAKSAPRSSVSANIKPKRKVAALFKAVQPQTETSAQ; this is translated from the coding sequence ATGACAAGTTCCTTTTCCAATCTATCGCTGGCCGAGCCGCTGGCGCGCGCCGTGGCCGAAATGGGCTACGAGTCCATGACGCCCATCCAGGCGCAGGCCATTCCGGTGGTGCTCACCGGCCAGGACGTGATGGGCGCGGCCCAGACCGGCACCGGCAAGACGGCGGCGTTCTCGCTGCCCCTGCTGCAACGCCTGCTCAAGCACGAGAGCAGTTCCACCTCTCCCGCCCGCCACCCCGTGCGCGCGCTGGTGCTGCTGCCCACGCGGGAGCTGGCCGACCAGGTCGCCCAGCAGATCGCGCTGTACGCCAAGTACACCAAGCTGCGCAGCACCGTGGTGTTCGGCGGCATGGACATGAAGCCCCAGACCATCGAGCTCAAGAAGGGCGTCGAAGTGCTGGTGGCCACGCCGGGCCGACTGCTGGACCACATCGAGGCCAAGAACGCGGTGCTCAACCAGGTCGAGTACGTGGTGCTCGACGAGGCCGACCGCATGCTGGACATTGGCTTCCTGCCCGACCTGCAGCGCATCCTGTCCTACCTGCCCAAGCAGCGCACCACGCTCTTGTTCAGCGCCACGTTCTCGCCCGAGATCAAGCGCCTGGCCGGCAGCTACCTGCAGAACCCCGTCACCATCGAGGTGGCCCGCCCGAACGAGACGGCCTCCACGGTGGAGCAGCGCTTCTACAGCGCCAACGACGACGACAAGCGCCGCGCCATCCACCAGGTCCTCAAGACCCGGGGCTTGAAGCAGGCCTTCATCTTCGTGAACAGCAAGCTCGGCTGTGCCCGCCTGGCGCGCAGCCTGGAGCGCGAAGGCCTCAAGACCGCCGCGCTGCACGGCGACAAGAGCCAGGACGAGCGCCTGAAGGCCCTGGAAGCGTTCAAGAAGGGTGAAGTGGACCTGCTGGTGTGCACCGACGTGGCCGCCCGCGGCCTCGACATCAAGGACGTGCCGGCGGTGTTCAACTTCGACGTGCCGTTCAACGCCGAAGACTACGTGCACCGCATTGGCCGCACGGGCCGTGCGGGCGCCTCGGGCCTGGCGGTCACGCTGGTGTCGGGCAGCGATGCCCGCCTGGTGGCCGACATCGAGAAGCTGATCAAGAAAAAGATCGAACTCGAAGCCATCGAATACGAGGAAGACCAGCCGCGTGGCCGCATCAACGACGGCCGCCGCGCCTGGCGCGAAGCGGGCGAGACGGGCGACGGGCGCGATGCGATCTCGGCGGGCCCCCGCCGCGAGCGTGAACGTGAGCGCGAGCACCGTGGCGGCCGCGAATCCCGCGAGACACGCGAGCAGCACCGGGGCTTCCGTCCTGCGGTCGCTTCGCGCGATCCCTTCTTCGAGAAACCGTACGAGGCCAGCACCGCCGCCGATGCGGCCCCTGCCTGGGAAGCCGCCAAGTCGGCGCCGCGCAGCAGCGTGTCGGCCAACATCAAGCCCAAGCGCAAGGTGGCCGCGCTGTTCAAGGCAGTTCAGCCGCAGACCGAGACGTCGGCACAATAA